In Candidatus Poribacteria bacterium, the following proteins share a genomic window:
- the glmM gene encoding phosphoglucosamine mutase, producing the protein MLYKGYREDCMGKAEKPIVSVSGVRGEVGVSLDVRIITQFAMAFGTFVGGRTVIIGRDSRTSSPTVRHAVLAGLFATGCHVIDVGLCPTPTILLMAKALGAQGSITITASHNPVAWNGIEFASNLGHLLTQTERDELMRIYAKEDFALTPWNEQGTLETCEDAVGYHLDQILSSAWLAPDLIRKAALKVVIDAGNGAGSVISPPLLRRLGCRVVALNCVADGHFRRPAEPTPEVLDELCKTVVASGADIGFAHDGDADRLVVVTERGVPLSGEWTLAFIADFMLRKTKGDVVATVSTSRMLDDIVAKHGVALHRTKVGVGWVVEKMHAVKAAIGGEGTGGVIYPNIHYTTDGITSIAAIAQYLAESGVSVTQLVENMPHYQMCRKKLEIPSQELAERLVDLALEVYKEACDAGAEPQLELTDGVKRVWKDRWVNIRPSGTEPVIRVFSEAPTFTVAEQLCDETMETLKVLMKQIS; encoded by the coding sequence ATGCTGTATAAAGGCTACAGAGAGGATTGTATGGGTAAGGCAGAAAAACCGATTGTGAGTGTTTCAGGCGTTCGGGGTGAGGTCGGCGTTTCGCTCGATGTCCGAATCATTACGCAATTTGCGATGGCGTTTGGCACCTTTGTTGGGGGGAGAACGGTGATTATTGGCAGAGATTCCCGAACTTCCAGTCCTACAGTTCGGCATGCCGTCCTTGCTGGGCTTTTCGCCACAGGATGCCACGTCATAGATGTAGGGCTTTGTCCAACACCGACGATACTCCTAATGGCGAAAGCACTCGGTGCCCAAGGGAGTATTACCATTACAGCCAGCCATAATCCTGTTGCGTGGAACGGCATTGAATTTGCCTCTAATTTGGGACATCTTCTGACACAGACGGAGCGGGACGAATTGATGCGAATCTACGCAAAAGAGGATTTCGCACTTACTCCTTGGAACGAACAAGGAACGCTTGAAACGTGTGAAGATGCAGTCGGTTATCACCTCGATCAAATTCTGTCTTCCGCTTGGTTGGCACCCGATTTAATCCGAAAGGCTGCGTTGAAGGTCGTCATAGATGCTGGCAACGGTGCCGGCAGTGTCATAAGTCCCCCCCTCTTGCGGAGATTGGGGTGTCGGGTTGTTGCGCTGAACTGTGTCGCCGATGGACATTTTCGCCGTCCTGCCGAACCCACACCTGAAGTGTTAGATGAACTTTGTAAAACAGTGGTCGCTTCTGGTGCGGATATTGGTTTTGCCCACGACGGGGACGCCGACCGGCTTGTCGTTGTGACAGAGCGCGGTGTCCCATTGAGTGGTGAATGGACGCTTGCGTTTATCGCTGATTTTATGCTGCGTAAGACGAAAGGCGATGTTGTTGCAACGGTATCAACGAGTCGGATGTTGGATGATATTGTAGCGAAGCACGGTGTTGCGCTCCACCGAACGAAAGTCGGTGTCGGTTGGGTCGTTGAGAAGATGCACGCCGTGAAGGCAGCTATCGGCGGTGAAGGCACTGGCGGTGTTATCTATCCTAATATCCATTACACCACGGACGGTATCACTTCTATTGCAGCGATTGCGCAGTATCTCGCTGAATCTGGTGTGTCAGTAACGCAGCTTGTAGAGAACATGCCCCACTATCAGATGTGCCGAAAGAAATTGGAAATCCCGTCGCAGGAGCTTGCGGAACGTCTTGTGGACCTCGCTTTGGAGGTTTACAAAGAAGCGTGTGACGCTGGCGCGGAACCGCAACTGGAACTAACGGACGGGGTCAAACGGGTTTGGAAGGACCGATGGGTCAACATCCGTCCATCCGGCACAGAGCCTGTCATTCGGGTTTTTAGTGAGGCACCGACTTTCACTGTGGCGGAGCAGTTGTGTGACGAGACGATGGAAACACTCAAGGTGTTAATGAAACAAATTTCGTAG
- a CDS encoding ABC transporter ATP-binding protein encodes MATVRLENITKRFGDLIALDDINLDIRDEEFFVLLGQTGAGKTTTLRCIAGLDTPEEGTIYLDDVSVNEKTPAERDVAFVFQSHILYPHLSVYENMAFPLHPRKLSEEEIDRRVRDIAQMLHIEHLLLRTPNQLSGGETQRVGLGRAMVRRPQVFLMDEPISNLDAKLRTEMRAEIRWRQRELGTTTFYVTHDQIEAMSMADRIAVLEAGRIQQLGTPADIYNHPTNLFVAGFIGNPSMNCIPCDISTTNGDLLMTLASHLDGGNSVAIQDPKIAKVVNDNARDRALIFGAHAEDVIVSHQPIPNAFQAEVYSSEPLGAETIVELTLGTGTSGAHTILKACTSPNFEAEIGQHLYVAFVPDRLHFFDKNSGNAIF; translated from the coding sequence ATGGCCACAGTCCGACTCGAAAACATTACAAAACGGTTTGGCGATCTCATCGCACTTGACGATATCAACCTCGATATCCGAGACGAGGAATTCTTTGTGCTCCTCGGTCAGACGGGGGCAGGAAAAACGACCACGCTTCGGTGTATCGCTGGCTTGGACACCCCCGAAGAAGGGACGATCTATCTCGACGACGTGAGCGTCAACGAGAAAACCCCCGCGGAACGCGATGTCGCCTTCGTCTTCCAATCGCATATCCTCTATCCACACCTCAGCGTTTACGAGAACATGGCGTTCCCCTTGCATCCGAGAAAACTCTCCGAAGAAGAGATTGACCGGCGCGTCAGAGATATTGCCCAGATGCTGCATATCGAGCATCTGCTCCTGCGGACACCCAACCAGTTGAGCGGCGGTGAGACACAACGCGTTGGACTCGGACGCGCAATGGTGCGGCGTCCCCAAGTCTTCCTTATGGACGAACCGATCTCCAATCTCGATGCGAAACTGCGGACCGAAATGCGCGCCGAAATCCGGTGGCGGCAACGTGAACTCGGCACAACCACCTTCTACGTGACACATGACCAGATCGAAGCGATGTCAATGGCAGACAGGATCGCTGTCCTTGAAGCCGGTAGAATCCAGCAATTGGGAACACCCGCTGACATCTATAATCACCCTACCAACCTATTTGTCGCCGGTTTCATCGGCAATCCGAGCATGAATTGCATCCCGTGCGACATCTCCACCACGAATGGCGACCTCCTTATGACGTTAGCGAGCCATCTTGACGGCGGTAATTCAGTCGCAATTCAGGACCCCAAAATCGCTAAAGTTGTAAACGACAACGCCCGAGACCGAGCCCTGATCTTCGGCGCGCACGCTGAAGACGTTATTGTGAGTCATCAACCAATCCCCAATGCGTTTCAGGCGGAGGTCTATAGCAGTGAACCCCTCGGTGCCGAGACAATCGTCGAATTGACGCTCGGAACGGGGACATCCGGCGCGCACACGATTCTTAAAGCATGCACATCACCGAACTTTGAAGCGGAAATCGGACAGCACCTCTACGTCGCATTTGTTCCAGACCGGCTGCATTTTTTCGATAAAAATAGTGGCAACGCTATTTTTTAA
- a CDS encoding YvcK family protein: MALKLACIGGGSGLSALLSGIKHYADLEKGRDHLIDLDSLAAIVTVSDDGGSSGRLVEEFDMLPPGDIRRLLFTLSDADELAGLFEYRFSSNGELGGHTVGNLLLTALTEKFEGNFPKAIQAASRLLSVRGQIIPVTLDYTVLCAELTDGEIVRGESTIPIRENREPIKRVFFEPRENGKTHHSPDAIYECQAHEGAVDALINADVIIIGPGSLYTSIMPNLVIKGIVETIQRSDAMKIYVCNVMTQPGETDGYAVTDHVNAILDHAKIPLNYVVVNNQPAPTEIMQEYVRKELVSQLTRIRSLSEEGLSMLYEDTQHLMDVLNLAKDISSLSVETMQVADASKVQVSYNREQENLEAQGIQVIEADLIRDMVVTEFGTWLGGVQMNVIRHDPEKLVRSLVKIFGNHPKLQESV; this comes from the coding sequence ATGGCTTTGAAACTTGCCTGCATCGGAGGCGGGAGTGGTTTATCCGCGTTGCTGAGTGGTATTAAGCACTACGCTGATTTGGAGAAGGGTAGAGACCACCTCATTGATTTGGATAGTCTGGCGGCAATTGTTACCGTTTCTGATGATGGTGGAAGTTCAGGGCGGCTCGTTGAAGAGTTTGACATGCTCCCACCGGGCGATATCCGGAGGCTCCTGTTCACATTGTCCGATGCTGATGAACTCGCAGGACTTTTTGAATATCGTTTTTCAAGCAATGGGGAACTCGGTGGACATACGGTCGGCAATCTATTATTAACAGCACTGACGGAAAAGTTTGAAGGAAACTTCCCGAAAGCGATTCAGGCAGCATCCAGATTACTCTCAGTGCGTGGACAGATTATCCCTGTGACGTTGGATTATACCGTTTTGTGTGCCGAACTCACTGATGGAGAGATCGTTCGCGGCGAATCCACGATTCCTATCCGAGAAAATCGTGAGCCGATCAAGCGTGTCTTTTTTGAACCCCGCGAGAACGGAAAAACACATCATTCCCCCGATGCAATCTATGAGTGTCAAGCCCATGAAGGGGCTGTAGATGCCCTGATTAACGCCGATGTCATCATCATCGGTCCCGGAAGCCTTTATACCAGCATTATGCCGAACCTGGTTATCAAAGGCATCGTGGAAACGATTCAGCGTTCAGACGCCATGAAGATCTATGTCTGTAACGTTATGACACAGCCGGGTGAAACCGATGGTTATGCGGTCACGGATCACGTTAATGCTATTTTGGATCACGCCAAAATTCCGCTCAATTACGTCGTGGTGAATAACCAACCCGCGCCAACAGAAATCATGCAAGAGTATGTTCGGAAGGAACTAGTTTCGCAGTTGACCCGGATTCGTTCACTTTCTGAGGAAGGACTTTCAATGCTCTATGAAGATACGCAGCACCTCATGGACGTGCTGAACTTGGCGAAAGATATTTCGTCTTTGTCTGTGGAGACAATGCAAGTCGCAGACGCCTCAAAGGTGCAAGTCTCTTATAATCGTGAGCAGGAGAACCTTGAAGCACAGGGGATCCAGGTGATTGAGGCAGACCTCATCCGGGATATGGTTGTCACTGAATTCGGCACATGGTTAGGCGGTGTTCAGATGAATGTTATCCGCCACGATCCCGAAAAATTAGTCCGCTCTCTTGTGAAGATCTTTGGCAACCATCCAAAACTCCAAGAGTCGGTTTGA
- a CDS encoding nucleotide pyrophosphatase, whose translation MKRRKILILCIDAGSHEYLAASDLPNIRQLAKNGFYVRANAVIPSVTNVNNVSIATGSFPETHGITTNYHVDRATGKGEFIEDNRFLLAPTLFEIAKTCKFADKTALFVTKKKLLRMLEAGTDIAVAAESPPSEYIQKVGQVEPIYSAEINWWLLRAVHAVLRTDAPELVYCSTTDWVQHKYAPDDDLSQQHLAELDRIIGNIIDDEPEREIYITADHGMLAKTTAIDPGRVLSEHGIPASSIPIIKDRYVAHHGNLGGAAYVFLKDRADTGQAIQTLLNTSGIEEVYSAEDAARTFRLHRERIGDLFVLADETTVFGELETAVEPTAVRSHGSRHESYVPIIGYNSPWSVTDFEYNVDVGKLFLESLR comes from the coding sequence GTGAAACGGCGAAAAATCCTCATCCTTTGTATCGACGCGGGTAGCCACGAGTATCTCGCAGCGAGCGACCTTCCTAACATCCGCCAGTTGGCAAAAAACGGATTTTATGTCCGTGCCAACGCCGTTATCCCTTCGGTCACGAACGTAAACAACGTCAGCATCGCAACCGGCTCCTTCCCGGAAACGCACGGTATCACAACGAATTACCATGTAGACAGGGCAACCGGCAAAGGGGAATTCATTGAGGATAACCGCTTCCTCCTCGCACCGACCCTCTTTGAGATCGCAAAAACCTGTAAATTCGCAGACAAAACGGCACTCTTCGTAACAAAGAAAAAATTACTACGCATGCTCGAAGCAGGCACGGATATAGCCGTCGCCGCTGAATCACCGCCCTCTGAATACATCCAAAAAGTCGGTCAGGTTGAACCGATCTACTCAGCGGAAATCAATTGGTGGTTGCTCCGTGCTGTGCATGCGGTCTTGCGGACAGACGCCCCAGAACTCGTCTATTGTTCAACAACGGATTGGGTGCAACACAAATACGCCCCCGATGACGATCTGTCGCAACAGCATCTTGCGGAATTGGATCGGATTATCGGGAATATCATTGATGATGAACCGGAACGCGAGATCTATATCACAGCCGATCACGGGATGTTGGCAAAAACGACTGCCATTGATCCGGGGCGCGTCCTCAGTGAACACGGTATCCCTGCGAGTTCTATCCCCATTATTAAGGATCGTTACGTCGCGCATCACGGCAATTTAGGCGGTGCCGCTTATGTGTTCCTCAAGGATCGCGCCGATACAGGGCAAGCGATCCAAACCCTTCTGAATACGTCCGGTATTGAAGAGGTCTATTCCGCAGAAGATGCGGCACGCACATTTCGGCTCCATCGTGAACGGATCGGAGATCTTTTCGTATTAGCAGACGAAACGACTGTTTTCGGTGAGTTGGAAACGGCAGTGGAACCGACCGCAGTGCGTTCACACGGGTCTCGGCACGAAAGTTACGTGCCAATCATTGGCTATAACAGCCCGTGGTCGGTAACAGATTTTGAATACAATGTCGATGTCGGAAAACTCTTTTTAGAGAGTTTGCGTTAG
- a CDS encoding tetratricopeptide repeat protein translates to MQMRNGSSELAKLIFKNSADEETLKRLLISNYSEADLAAYLHSKEPLLGRAAGFALRLVGSSKAIPALVDALKNRDRGTRFNAEYALWEIWSHSGDDAVDVMLENGKDLLKNEAYQQAVECFTAVIETDPSFAEGYNQRAIAYFMLEEWSKAIRDCKRTISLNPNHFGAFAGMGHVYVRLGKMDEALAAYKQALVINPNLVSIAEAVLRLRARTQSE, encoded by the coding sequence ATGCAGATGCGCAACGGATCTTCCGAATTGGCGAAACTGATATTCAAGAATTCAGCAGACGAGGAGACGCTCAAACGACTTCTAATTTCTAACTATTCAGAAGCCGATTTGGCTGCCTATCTTCACAGCAAAGAACCCTTACTCGGGCGCGCTGCGGGATTCGCACTTCGGTTGGTTGGGAGTTCAAAAGCAATTCCTGCGTTGGTAGATGCTCTGAAAAATAGAGACCGTGGGACCCGCTTCAATGCCGAATACGCATTGTGGGAAATTTGGTCGCATTCCGGGGATGATGCGGTTGACGTGATGCTTGAGAACGGTAAAGACTTACTCAAAAACGAAGCGTATCAGCAAGCCGTTGAATGCTTCACCGCTGTAATTGAGACGGATCCGAGTTTCGCCGAAGGGTATAACCAACGCGCAATCGCGTATTTCATGCTTGAGGAATGGAGCAAGGCAATTCGTGATTGCAAACGGACGATTTCCCTGAATCCGAATCACTTCGGTGCGTTTGCTGGCATGGGACACGTTTATGTCAGACTCGGCAAGATGGACGAGGCACTTGCGGCGTATAAGCAAGCTTTGGTTATTAACCCGAACCTCGTCTCTATCGCTGAGGCGGTATTACGACTTCGGGCTCGGACCCAAAGTGAGTAA
- a CDS encoding thiamine pyrophosphate-binding protein has protein sequence MKGGDIIIECLKAQGVSAVFGMPGTQNIQIYDALLRRGEGTIDHYLVRHEYAATQMADGFARATGEPGVAITVPGPGASNASTGILEAFTDCAPVLLITGQSDSSLYSKHPSKMFHGLDQMQFFESITKYCAIAHTVAEIPVVIENAFKAMRTGRPGPTMLEFPMDVVTGDGDVRIPPRVERPELSAPDDASLSTAVETIQNAKMPLIFAGSAVFHSNARNELRLLAEKLNAPVIVTRNAKGVLSEDHPLALQICYGYLGREALQRTDCLIGIGPRFTSIDTRNWSLELPQPFIQIDEDADEIGLEYPCDIGVVGDLKLTLQALIEDVAPGENGWDETLAQLRQAFDAQPPLPVIHELQDVLPRDTIYAIDVHALGYASFGEFPVYDPRTFLYPNIGVALGHAYPAAIGAKVAYPDRPVICFSGDGGFLMGAVEMATAMKYGINVVAIVVNDGALSAIKGSQQKGCEGRTIDTDLLNPNFVEFARSFGAYAERVENLADFKDTLRDALAAEKPALIEVMLQDRQDDIVNVIGWLMSEPLRKTAF, from the coding sequence GTGAAAGGCGGAGATATAATCATTGAATGTTTGAAAGCACAAGGCGTTTCGGCGGTTTTCGGGATGCCCGGCACCCAAAACATCCAAATCTACGATGCCCTGCTGCGACGCGGCGAAGGCACAATCGACCACTACCTCGTCCGACATGAATACGCGGCGACGCAGATGGCGGATGGCTTTGCGCGCGCAACAGGTGAACCCGGTGTCGCTATCACCGTGCCGGGACCGGGTGCCAGTAACGCCTCGACGGGGATTTTAGAGGCGTTCACGGATTGTGCACCTGTCCTGCTGATTACGGGACAGAGCGATTCCAGTCTCTACAGTAAACATCCGAGCAAGATGTTCCACGGCTTGGATCAGATGCAGTTTTTCGAGTCGATTACCAAATACTGCGCGATTGCACATACCGTCGCTGAGATTCCTGTCGTCATTGAAAACGCCTTTAAAGCGATGCGCACTGGGAGACCGGGACCCACCATGCTGGAATTCCCGATGGATGTCGTCACCGGTGACGGAGATGTCCGAATCCCACCGCGTGTCGAACGCCCTGAATTATCCGCTCCTGATGATGCATCCCTGAGCACCGCGGTCGAAACAATCCAAAATGCCAAGATGCCCCTGATTTTCGCCGGTTCCGCTGTCTTTCACTCAAACGCTCGAAACGAGTTACGTCTCCTCGCTGAAAAACTGAATGCTCCCGTCATTGTTACCCGTAATGCAAAAGGCGTTTTGTCAGAAGATCATCCGTTGGCACTCCAGATTTGCTACGGCTACCTCGGACGCGAGGCACTCCAACGGACGGATTGTTTAATCGGGATCGGGCCCCGGTTTACCTCTATTGATACCCGAAATTGGAGTCTGGAACTCCCGCAACCCTTCATCCAAATAGACGAAGATGCCGATGAGATTGGGCTTGAATATCCGTGTGATATAGGTGTGGTGGGTGATCTGAAACTGACGTTGCAGGCACTCATCGAGGACGTTGCCCCGGGTGAAAACGGGTGGGATGAAACACTGGCGCAACTCCGACAGGCATTTGACGCACAACCCCCGCTGCCGGTCATTCATGAACTACAGGACGTGCTACCACGAGACACCATCTACGCTATTGATGTCCATGCGCTCGGTTACGCCTCTTTTGGTGAATTTCCGGTCTACGATCCGAGGACGTTCCTCTATCCCAATATCGGTGTCGCCTTAGGACATGCGTATCCTGCGGCGATCGGTGCGAAGGTCGCTTATCCCGATCGACCTGTCATCTGTTTCAGTGGGGACGGCGGGTTCCTGATGGGAGCCGTGGAAATGGCAACCGCTATGAAATACGGCATCAATGTCGTTGCGATTGTGGTGAACGACGGCGCATTGTCAGCGATTAAGGGGTCTCAACAGAAAGGGTGTGAAGGACGCACAATCGACACCGACCTGCTCAATCCGAATTTCGTCGAATTCGCAAGGTCTTTCGGTGCGTATGCCGAGCGGGTCGAGAATTTGGCGGACTTTAAGGACACGTTACGGGATGCCCTCGCTGCCGAAAAACCTGCACTCATCGAAGTGATGCTACAGGACCGGCAGGACGACATCGTCAACGTCATCGGATGGCTGATGTCCGAACCGCTCCGAAAAACGGCTTTTTAA
- a CDS encoding phytanoyl-CoA dioxygenase family protein, whose protein sequence is MPKKFTDAQLDELLAKGYLIVPDYYSGEQLAEMQAAQRRVLPTWEEVKDDPPPGRATLTEFPPAEMALLRAIVDHDAWEFARKFLKTERIHYRAGCMIARYPGFKGPGVDSDPSNLHIDNGNNSLLPQSESAREFGQIGFWVHLEDVDADQAPLRLLAKEHGRDTAKYEPLVCKGGTVCIFNNYTLHSASDYLREDGQRFTWGFGLGRADHYWEGFRHYTDKGRNPTFSKFIGTLTGAEREVFRFPPAGHPYYTPQTLQALEEQYPGWNARGEY, encoded by the coding sequence ATGCCTAAGAAATTTACCGATGCTCAGCTTGATGAACTCTTAGCGAAAGGCTACTTAATTGTACCCGACTACTATTCAGGTGAGCAACTTGCGGAGATGCAGGCTGCTCAACGCCGTGTACTCCCGACATGGGAAGAAGTTAAGGATGATCCACCGCCCGGTAGAGCGACTTTGACCGAATTCCCGCCCGCTGAAATGGCTTTATTACGTGCGATCGTGGACCACGACGCATGGGAATTCGCACGTAAGTTTCTGAAAACGGAGCGTATTCACTACCGTGCTGGGTGTATGATTGCACGCTACCCTGGATTTAAGGGACCCGGTGTCGATAGCGATCCGAGCAATTTGCACATTGATAACGGCAACAACTCACTGCTACCACAGTCCGAGAGTGCACGTGAATTCGGGCAAATCGGCTTTTGGGTACACCTTGAGGATGTTGACGCAGACCAAGCACCGCTGAGACTCCTCGCGAAGGAACACGGGCGGGATACCGCTAAATATGAACCCCTTGTTTGTAAAGGCGGAACTGTCTGTATCTTCAACAACTATACGCTGCACTCAGCAAGCGATTACCTGCGGGAAGATGGACAACGCTTCACGTGGGGATTCGGCTTAGGACGGGCAGACCACTACTGGGAAGGCTTCCGGCACTATACAGACAAAGGTCGAAATCCGACGTTCTCGAAATTCATCGGCACGCTGACAGGCGCAGAGCGCGAGGTCTTTCGGTTCCCACCTGCTGGACATCCATACTATACGCCGCAGACGCTTCAGGCATTAGAAGAACAGTATCCCGGCTGGAACGCCCGCGGTGAGTATTAA